A stretch of the Cygnus olor isolate bCygOlo1 chromosome 25, bCygOlo1.pri.v2, whole genome shotgun sequence genome encodes the following:
- the LOC121059843 gene encoding feather keratin 1-like, with product MSCYNQCLPCLPCGPCGPTPLANSCNEPCVRQCQDSNVFIQPSPVVVTLPGPILSSFPQNTAVGSSTSAAVGSILSSQGVPISSGGFGLSGFGSRYCGTRCLPC from the coding sequence ATGTCCTGCTACAACCAGTGCCTGCCGTGCCTGCCATGTGGACCCTGTGGCCCGACTCCGCTGGCCAACAGCTGCAATGAGCCCTGTGTCAGGCAGTGCCAGGACTCCAACGTCTTCATCCAGCCCTCTCCCgtggtggtgaccctgcccggccccatcctcagctccttcccgcaGAACACCGCCGTGGGATCCTCCACCTCCGCTGCTgttggcagcatcctcagctctCAGGGAGTGCCCATCTCCTCCGGAGGCTTTGGCCTCTCTGGCTTCGGCAGCCGCTACTGCGGCACAAGGTGCCTCCCCTGCTAA
- the LOC121059842 gene encoding feather keratin 1-like, with protein MSCYNQCLPCLPCGPCGPTPLANSCNEPCVRQCQDSNVFIQPSPVVVTLPGPILSSFPQNTAVGSSTSAAVGSILSSQGVPISSGGFGLSGFGSRYCGTRCLPC; from the coding sequence ATGTCCTGCTACAACCAGTGCCTGCCGTGCCTGCCATGTGGACCCTGTGGCCCTACTCCGCTGGCCAACAGCTGCAATGAGCCCTGTGTCAGGCAGTGCCAGGACTCCAATGTCTTCATCCAGCCCTCTCCCgtggtggtgaccctgcccggccccatcctcagctccttcccgcaGAACACCGCCGTGGGATCCTCCACCTCCGCTGCTgttggcagcatcctcagctctCAGGGAGTGCCCATCTCCTCCGGGGGCTTTGGCCTCTCTGGCTTCGGCAGTCGCTACTGCGGCACAAGGTGCCTCCCCTGCTAA